A window from Drosophila subobscura isolate 14011-0131.10 chromosome O, UCBerk_Dsub_1.0, whole genome shotgun sequence encodes these proteins:
- the LOC117896183 gene encoding tubby-related protein 4 isoform X2, translating into MHLHFERNINTKCDCTILSLSWMGKVPDDIPEDEGWKLNRTNYYQEGWLATGNVRGIVGVTFTTSHCRKNMDYPLRTNYNLRGHRSDVILVKWNEPYQKLASCDSSGIIFVWIKYEGRWSIELINDRNTPVTHFSWSHDGRMALICYQDGFVLVGSVAGQRYWSSMLNLESTITCGIWTPDDQQVYFGTTQGQVIVMDVHGAMVSQVQLSNDVPITSMAWSCEKFKMEEGEEAEPGVTNAAKRSFVLAVSFQNGYIYLLKSFDDVSPAHINTCLNGALGMVMEWSNSRELLAVAGTLRTGMDGHHGLKPSEELTTPTSYTNLVKFYTETGTCLYQAHIPCSSAPVSAITWGHNDKRLFIATGTQVHIAWVSRRVASLQLLCRLEIQASVGSETLLPLLPLPSRIKSLIGNLFAQTIRCCVPDLKSLRDFVSRPPLCSTRLHCTMIRHDDDSNLSSGTCYTLYLEYLGGLVPLLKGKRTSKIRPEFVIFDPQVNDAPLYFQYSAEAKSSSSSGQSTTTGNSGRTDSSDSDYEERSSRFGSPRTPRKKRVRPKRRNQAGERVGAAGGTAGAGGNDPDSLDELAYVDTLPEEVKLVEVTSNIWGTKFKIHGLAKTVPANLGQVTYKTSLLHLQPRQMTLVITELRDDFPPGPDPSFNPNIFSEDEDEQQQHQQQQLQHHHEAVPQVNVTTPQDVANLKPPMMPQRRMLDGASAPLIAPMSPRPNRILARHKNSLTVNGGGGGSGERGSNAGISPLARAESYDDDSSNDSQEAGSAAAAAAAACQSTTVLLHQAPSSNGCSSSSGPSSSNGSGKNLTRPKTISSFKNSYSRSSSNSSCQSRHAISPLYCDGAVPTLQSPKNAVAPSDIIFERPAVPAAGQTTLMSYSSNADYANNVVQVKNALMSEPVRSANSHVNPVPLNLNLNLERMDARQVKCMAPAASTSKRRDMLYIDEETQSPTPTTSSSSMKRTPTVVSIAPALPDSITRSCSVGYLDSVAITPSDEALSALRKEAPNKRLVLVDKRRNRRKRQQQEDARRHKLQQTGKSKSLDSCDLLSLQTKLSSKEHELVVKKLQEISDSSACSSAANTLCFKCRNNMNPSSACKRCQPTSNSVLDEITAVVSVEPAKEAPPAVATQPKPATKKRFDVITSFTDSPLFTRKHRFGYGRSKDGAGTENSTPVLGRKQDNTFSFVKQLSEVRWRRKEPPPQGQVNGNSNASTLERQQQQPEATGAACGAVEATPVEAKASVSLHTQALTTLENIISRLRDLDEGRLTPPSTPQRLPRSSPASPAASKKNKRQQSSSPIRHILNSPLLNRRQRKKPSIIESSDDEGNQTNGSGTEESNNGGGNGKQYRDLETFQKAQLRQKSFHPQLKRGKIEPNGSASCANPAPVRREFVMHNKAPMWNEMSQVYQLDFGGRVTQESAKNFQIEFRGKQVMQFGRIDGNAYTLDFQYPFSALQAFAVALANVTQRLK; encoded by the exons atgcatttacatttCGAGCGGAACATCAACACAAAATGCGACTGCACGATACTCTCGCTATCATGGATGGGAAAGGTGCCAGATGATATACCCGAG GATGAGGGCTGGAAGTTGAATCGCACCAACTACTACCAGGAAGGATGGCTGGCCACGGGCAATGTGCGCGGCATTGTGGGCGTAACATTTACCACCTCCCATTGCCGCAAGAACATGGACTATCCGCTGCGGACCAACTACAATCTACGCGGCCATCGATCGGAT GTCATTCTGGTCAAGTGGAACGAGCCGTACCAGAAGCTCGCTTCCTGCGACAGCTCAGGCATCATCTTTGTGTGGATCAAGTACGAGGGCCGCTGGTCCATTGAGCTGATCAACGATCGGAACACCCCAGTCACACACTTCTCCTGGTCGCACGATGGACGAATGGCCCTCATCTGCTACCAGGATGGCTTCGTGCTGGTGGGCTCGGTGGCTGGACAGCGCTACTGGTCATCCATGCTGAACCTGGAGTCGACCATCACCTGCGGCATTTGGACGCCCGACGATCAGCAGGTGTATTTCGGCACCACACAGGGCCAGGTGATTGTGATGGATGTGCATGGAGCGATGGTGTCACAGGTGCAGCTCTCCAACGATGTGCCCATCACCTCGATGGCCTGGTCTTGCGAGAAATTCAAAATGGAAGAGGGCGAAGAAGCGGAACCCGGCGTAACCAATGCGG CCAAACGCTCGTTTGTGCTGGCCGTTAGCTTTCAGAATGGATATATTTATCTGTTGAAGTCGTTCGACGACGTCTCACCCGCACATATCAACACTTGCCTCAACGGCGCCCTCGGCATGGTCATGGAGTGGAGCAATTCCCGCGAGCTGCTCGCGGTGGCAGGTACCCTGCGCACCGGCATGGATGGTCATCATGGCCTTAAGCCATCGGAGGAGCTAACCACACCCACCAGCTACACGAATCTGGTCAAGTTCTATACGGAAACGGGAACGTGTCTGTATCAGGCGCATATACCCTGCAGCAGTGCCCCAGTGTCGGCCATTACGTGGGGCCACAACGACAAGCGTCTGTTTATTGCCACCGGAACGCAGGTGCACATTGCCTGGGTATCGCGGCGGGTGGCCTCGCTGCAGTTGCTCTGCCGGCTGGAGATACAGGCGAGTGTCGGCTCCGagacgctgctgccactgctgccgctgccttctaGGATTAAGTCTCTCATTGGCAATCTGTTTGCTCAAACGATACGA TGCTGTGTACCTGATCTGAAGTCGCTGCGTGACTTTGTGTCGCGGCCACCGCTCTGCTCTACGCGGCTGCACTGCACCATGATTCGGCACGACGATGACTCCAATCTGAGCTCGGGCACCTGCTATACGCTCTACCTGGAGTATTTGGGGGGCCTGGTACCACTGCTCAAGGGTAAACGCACCTCAAAGATACGCCCGGAGTTTGTGATTTTCGATCCACAAGTGAATG ATGCTCCTTTGTACTTTCAATATTCCGCTGAGGCCAAGAGCTCTTCGAGCTCCGGTCAGTCCACTACCACCGGCAACAGCGGACGCACCGACTCCTCGGACAGTGACTATGAGGAGCGCTCCTCTCGCTTTGGTTCGCCCAGGACGCCGCGCAAGAAACGAGTGCGTCCGAAGCGACGCAACCAGGCGGGCGAGCGTGTGGGCGCAGCGGGAGGAACAGCCGGAGCTGGCGGCAACGATCCCGACAGCCTGGATGAGCTGGCCTACGTCGATACACTGCCAGAG GAAGTCAAGCTGGTGGAGGTGACCTCCAACATTTGGGGAACGAAATTCAAGATCCATGGCCTTGCCAAAACCGTCCCAGCCAATTTAGGCCAAGTAACATATAAGACGTCCCTACTGCATTTGCAGCCGCGTCAAATGACGCTGGTGATCACCGAGCTGCGCGACGATTTTCCACCTGGTCCCGACCCCAGCTTCAATCCCAACATCTTCTCCGAGGACgaagacgagcagcagcagcatcaacagcagcagctgcagcaccaccacgAGGCAGTGCCCCAGGTGAATGTGACCACACCCCAGGATGTGGCCAACCTGAAGCCGCCGATGATGCCACAGCGACGAATGTTGGACGGAGCCTCTGCACCACTGATTGCACCCATGTCGCCACGCCCCAATCGAATACTGGCGCGGCACAAGAACTCGCTGACCGTGAAcggtggaggaggtggcagcGGAGAACGAGGCTCAAACGCGGGCATCAGTCCATTGGCGCGTGCCGAGAGCTACGATGATGATTCATCCAATGACTCACAGGAAGCGGGatcagccgctgctgccgccgccgccgcctgccagTCCACCACTGTGCTGCTGCATCAGGCACCCTCCTCCAATGGCTGCAGTAGTTCGTCcggccccagcagcagcaacggcagcggcaagaATCTAACACGTCCAAAGACCATAAGCAGCTTCAAGAATAGCTACAGTCgatccagctccaactccagctgcCAGTCGCGGCACGCCATCTCGCCGCTCTACTGTGATGGCGCTGTGCCCACGCTGCAGTCACCCAAGAATGCGGTGGCTCCGTCGGACATCATTTTCGAGAGGCCCGCCGTGCCAGCCGCGGGGCAGACCACGCTCATGTCCTACTCCAGCAATGCGGACTATGCCAACAATGTGGTCCAGGTGAAGAATGCTCTGATGTCGGAACCCGTGCGCTCAGCCAACAGTCACGTGAATCCCGTGCCCCtcaatctgaatctgaatttGGAGCGCATGGATGCGAGGCAGGTGAAGTGCATGGCGCCTGCTGCATCCACATCGAAGCGACGGGACATGCTGTACATCGACGAGGAGACGCAGTCCCCCACACCcaccacgagcagcagcagcatgaagcGGACACCGACAGTGGTCTCCATAGCGCCCGCTCTGCCAGACTCCATCACGCGCAGCTGCAGCGTGGGCTATCTGGACTCTGTGGCCATCACGCCCTCCGATGAGGCGTTGTCCGCCTTGCGCAAGGAGGCGCCCAACAAGCGTCTGGTGCTGGTGGACAAGCGACGGAATCGCCggaagcgacagcagcaggaggatgcGCGACGCCACAAACTCCAGCAAACGGGCAAATCCAAGAGCTTGGACTCGTGTGATCTGCTGTCGCTGCAAACGAAACTGTCCAGCAAGGAGCATGAGTTGGTGGTGAAGAAACTGCAGGAGATCTCCGACAGCAGTGCCTGCAGCAGTGCAGCCAACACGCTCTGCTTCAAGTGCCGCAACAACATGAACCCCAGCAGTGCCTGCAAGCGATGCCAGCCCACATCCAACTCGGTGCTCGACGAGATCACGGCTGTGGTCAGTGTGGAGCCCGCCAAGGAGGCACCGCCTGCCGTCGCCACACAGCCAAAGCCCGCGACCAAGAAACGCTTCGATGTCATTACCAGCTTCACGGACTCTCCGCTCTTCACGCGAAAGCATCGCTTCGGCTACGGGCGCAGCAAGGATGGTGCTGGCACTGAGAACTCCACCCCGGTGCTGGGACGTAAGCAGGATAACACTTTCAGCTTTGTCAAGCAGCTGTCCGAGGTGCGCTGGCGTCGCAAGGAGCCACCGCCGCAGGGACAGGTGAATGGAAACAGCAATGCCAGCACCttggagaggcagcagcagcagccagaagcaacTGGAGCCGCCTGTGGTGCTGTCGAGGCCACGCCCGTGGAAGCCAAGGCCTCTGTGTCGCTACACACACAG GCTCTTACAACATTGGAGAACATCATCAGCCGTCTGCGGGATCTGGATGAGGGTCGTCTGACGCCTCCGTCAACGCCGCAGCGTCTGCCACGCAGCTCACCGGCCTCGCCGGCGGCCAGCAAGAAGAACAAGCGCCAGCAGAGTAGCTCCCCCATACGCCACATTCTCAACTCTCCGCTGCTGAATCGACGACAGCGCAAGAAGCCCAGCATCATCGAGAGCTCGGACGATGAGGGAAACCAGACGAATGGCTCTGGCACAGAGGAGAGCAACAATGGTGGCGGCAATGGCAAGCAGTATCGCGACCTGGAGACATTCCAAAAGGCACAGCTGCGTCAAAAG TCCTTTCATCCACAGCTGAAGCGCGGCAAAATCGAGCCGAATGGCAGTGCCAGCTGTGCGAATCCGGCGCCGGTGCGTCGGGAATTTGTGATGCACAACAAGGCGCCCATGTGGAACGAGATGAGTCAAGTGTATCAGCTGGATTTCGGTGGTCGCGTTACCCAGGAGTCGGCCAAGAatttccaaattgaatttcgtgGCAAACAG GTCATGCAATTTGGTCGTATCGATGGAAATGCCTACACCCTGGATTTCCAGTATCCCTTTTCCGCCCTACAAGCCTTTGCCGTCGCACTGGCTAATGTGACACAGCGACTAAAGTAA
- the LOC117896183 gene encoding tubby-related protein 4 isoform X1 gives MHLHFERNINTKCDCTILSLSWMGKVPDDIPEDEGWKLNRTNYYQEGWLATGNVRGIVGVTFTTSHCRKNMDYPLRTNYNLRGHRSDVILVKWNEPYQKLASCDSSGIIFVWIKYEGRWSIELINDRNTPVTHFSWSHDGRMALICYQDGFVLVGSVAGQRYWSSMLNLESTITCGIWTPDDQQVYFGTTQGQVIVMDVHGAMVSQVQLSNDVPITSMAWSCEKFKMEEGEEAEPGVTNAAKRSFVLAVSFQNGYIYLLKSFDDVSPAHINTCLNGALGMVMEWSNSRELLAVAGTLRTGMDGHHGLKPSEELTTPTSYTNLVKFYTETGTCLYQAHIPCSSAPVSAITWGHNDKRLFIATGTQVHIAWVSRRVASLQLLCRLEIQASVGSETLLPLLPLPSRIKSLIGNLFAQTIRCCVPDLKSLRDFVSRPPLCSTRLHCTMIRHDDDSNLSSGTCYTLYLEYLGGLVPLLKGKRTSKIRPEFVIFDPQVNDAPLYFQYSAEAKSSSSSGQSTTTGNSGRTDSSDSDYEERSSRFGSPRTPRKKRVRPKRRNQAGERVGAAGGTAGAGGNDPDSLDELAYVDTLPEQEVKLVEVTSNIWGTKFKIHGLAKTVPANLGQVTYKTSLLHLQPRQMTLVITELRDDFPPGPDPSFNPNIFSEDEDEQQQHQQQQLQHHHEAVPQVNVTTPQDVANLKPPMMPQRRMLDGASAPLIAPMSPRPNRILARHKNSLTVNGGGGGSGERGSNAGISPLARAESYDDDSSNDSQEAGSAAAAAAAACQSTTVLLHQAPSSNGCSSSSGPSSSNGSGKNLTRPKTISSFKNSYSRSSSNSSCQSRHAISPLYCDGAVPTLQSPKNAVAPSDIIFERPAVPAAGQTTLMSYSSNADYANNVVQVKNALMSEPVRSANSHVNPVPLNLNLNLERMDARQVKCMAPAASTSKRRDMLYIDEETQSPTPTTSSSSMKRTPTVVSIAPALPDSITRSCSVGYLDSVAITPSDEALSALRKEAPNKRLVLVDKRRNRRKRQQQEDARRHKLQQTGKSKSLDSCDLLSLQTKLSSKEHELVVKKLQEISDSSACSSAANTLCFKCRNNMNPSSACKRCQPTSNSVLDEITAVVSVEPAKEAPPAVATQPKPATKKRFDVITSFTDSPLFTRKHRFGYGRSKDGAGTENSTPVLGRKQDNTFSFVKQLSEVRWRRKEPPPQGQVNGNSNASTLERQQQQPEATGAACGAVEATPVEAKASVSLHTQALTTLENIISRLRDLDEGRLTPPSTPQRLPRSSPASPAASKKNKRQQSSSPIRHILNSPLLNRRQRKKPSIIESSDDEGNQTNGSGTEESNNGGGNGKQYRDLETFQKAQLRQKSFHPQLKRGKIEPNGSASCANPAPVRREFVMHNKAPMWNEMSQVYQLDFGGRVTQESAKNFQIEFRGKQVMQFGRIDGNAYTLDFQYPFSALQAFAVALANVTQRLK, from the exons atgcatttacatttCGAGCGGAACATCAACACAAAATGCGACTGCACGATACTCTCGCTATCATGGATGGGAAAGGTGCCAGATGATATACCCGAG GATGAGGGCTGGAAGTTGAATCGCACCAACTACTACCAGGAAGGATGGCTGGCCACGGGCAATGTGCGCGGCATTGTGGGCGTAACATTTACCACCTCCCATTGCCGCAAGAACATGGACTATCCGCTGCGGACCAACTACAATCTACGCGGCCATCGATCGGAT GTCATTCTGGTCAAGTGGAACGAGCCGTACCAGAAGCTCGCTTCCTGCGACAGCTCAGGCATCATCTTTGTGTGGATCAAGTACGAGGGCCGCTGGTCCATTGAGCTGATCAACGATCGGAACACCCCAGTCACACACTTCTCCTGGTCGCACGATGGACGAATGGCCCTCATCTGCTACCAGGATGGCTTCGTGCTGGTGGGCTCGGTGGCTGGACAGCGCTACTGGTCATCCATGCTGAACCTGGAGTCGACCATCACCTGCGGCATTTGGACGCCCGACGATCAGCAGGTGTATTTCGGCACCACACAGGGCCAGGTGATTGTGATGGATGTGCATGGAGCGATGGTGTCACAGGTGCAGCTCTCCAACGATGTGCCCATCACCTCGATGGCCTGGTCTTGCGAGAAATTCAAAATGGAAGAGGGCGAAGAAGCGGAACCCGGCGTAACCAATGCGG CCAAACGCTCGTTTGTGCTGGCCGTTAGCTTTCAGAATGGATATATTTATCTGTTGAAGTCGTTCGACGACGTCTCACCCGCACATATCAACACTTGCCTCAACGGCGCCCTCGGCATGGTCATGGAGTGGAGCAATTCCCGCGAGCTGCTCGCGGTGGCAGGTACCCTGCGCACCGGCATGGATGGTCATCATGGCCTTAAGCCATCGGAGGAGCTAACCACACCCACCAGCTACACGAATCTGGTCAAGTTCTATACGGAAACGGGAACGTGTCTGTATCAGGCGCATATACCCTGCAGCAGTGCCCCAGTGTCGGCCATTACGTGGGGCCACAACGACAAGCGTCTGTTTATTGCCACCGGAACGCAGGTGCACATTGCCTGGGTATCGCGGCGGGTGGCCTCGCTGCAGTTGCTCTGCCGGCTGGAGATACAGGCGAGTGTCGGCTCCGagacgctgctgccactgctgccgctgccttctaGGATTAAGTCTCTCATTGGCAATCTGTTTGCTCAAACGATACGA TGCTGTGTACCTGATCTGAAGTCGCTGCGTGACTTTGTGTCGCGGCCACCGCTCTGCTCTACGCGGCTGCACTGCACCATGATTCGGCACGACGATGACTCCAATCTGAGCTCGGGCACCTGCTATACGCTCTACCTGGAGTATTTGGGGGGCCTGGTACCACTGCTCAAGGGTAAACGCACCTCAAAGATACGCCCGGAGTTTGTGATTTTCGATCCACAAGTGAATG ATGCTCCTTTGTACTTTCAATATTCCGCTGAGGCCAAGAGCTCTTCGAGCTCCGGTCAGTCCACTACCACCGGCAACAGCGGACGCACCGACTCCTCGGACAGTGACTATGAGGAGCGCTCCTCTCGCTTTGGTTCGCCCAGGACGCCGCGCAAGAAACGAGTGCGTCCGAAGCGACGCAACCAGGCGGGCGAGCGTGTGGGCGCAGCGGGAGGAACAGCCGGAGCTGGCGGCAACGATCCCGACAGCCTGGATGAGCTGGCCTACGTCGATACACTGCCAGAG CAGGAAGTCAAGCTGGTGGAGGTGACCTCCAACATTTGGGGAACGAAATTCAAGATCCATGGCCTTGCCAAAACCGTCCCAGCCAATTTAGGCCAAGTAACATATAAGACGTCCCTACTGCATTTGCAGCCGCGTCAAATGACGCTGGTGATCACCGAGCTGCGCGACGATTTTCCACCTGGTCCCGACCCCAGCTTCAATCCCAACATCTTCTCCGAGGACgaagacgagcagcagcagcatcaacagcagcagctgcagcaccaccacgAGGCAGTGCCCCAGGTGAATGTGACCACACCCCAGGATGTGGCCAACCTGAAGCCGCCGATGATGCCACAGCGACGAATGTTGGACGGAGCCTCTGCACCACTGATTGCACCCATGTCGCCACGCCCCAATCGAATACTGGCGCGGCACAAGAACTCGCTGACCGTGAAcggtggaggaggtggcagcGGAGAACGAGGCTCAAACGCGGGCATCAGTCCATTGGCGCGTGCCGAGAGCTACGATGATGATTCATCCAATGACTCACAGGAAGCGGGatcagccgctgctgccgccgccgccgcctgccagTCCACCACTGTGCTGCTGCATCAGGCACCCTCCTCCAATGGCTGCAGTAGTTCGTCcggccccagcagcagcaacggcagcggcaagaATCTAACACGTCCAAAGACCATAAGCAGCTTCAAGAATAGCTACAGTCgatccagctccaactccagctgcCAGTCGCGGCACGCCATCTCGCCGCTCTACTGTGATGGCGCTGTGCCCACGCTGCAGTCACCCAAGAATGCGGTGGCTCCGTCGGACATCATTTTCGAGAGGCCCGCCGTGCCAGCCGCGGGGCAGACCACGCTCATGTCCTACTCCAGCAATGCGGACTATGCCAACAATGTGGTCCAGGTGAAGAATGCTCTGATGTCGGAACCCGTGCGCTCAGCCAACAGTCACGTGAATCCCGTGCCCCtcaatctgaatctgaatttGGAGCGCATGGATGCGAGGCAGGTGAAGTGCATGGCGCCTGCTGCATCCACATCGAAGCGACGGGACATGCTGTACATCGACGAGGAGACGCAGTCCCCCACACCcaccacgagcagcagcagcatgaagcGGACACCGACAGTGGTCTCCATAGCGCCCGCTCTGCCAGACTCCATCACGCGCAGCTGCAGCGTGGGCTATCTGGACTCTGTGGCCATCACGCCCTCCGATGAGGCGTTGTCCGCCTTGCGCAAGGAGGCGCCCAACAAGCGTCTGGTGCTGGTGGACAAGCGACGGAATCGCCggaagcgacagcagcaggaggatgcGCGACGCCACAAACTCCAGCAAACGGGCAAATCCAAGAGCTTGGACTCGTGTGATCTGCTGTCGCTGCAAACGAAACTGTCCAGCAAGGAGCATGAGTTGGTGGTGAAGAAACTGCAGGAGATCTCCGACAGCAGTGCCTGCAGCAGTGCAGCCAACACGCTCTGCTTCAAGTGCCGCAACAACATGAACCCCAGCAGTGCCTGCAAGCGATGCCAGCCCACATCCAACTCGGTGCTCGACGAGATCACGGCTGTGGTCAGTGTGGAGCCCGCCAAGGAGGCACCGCCTGCCGTCGCCACACAGCCAAAGCCCGCGACCAAGAAACGCTTCGATGTCATTACCAGCTTCACGGACTCTCCGCTCTTCACGCGAAAGCATCGCTTCGGCTACGGGCGCAGCAAGGATGGTGCTGGCACTGAGAACTCCACCCCGGTGCTGGGACGTAAGCAGGATAACACTTTCAGCTTTGTCAAGCAGCTGTCCGAGGTGCGCTGGCGTCGCAAGGAGCCACCGCCGCAGGGACAGGTGAATGGAAACAGCAATGCCAGCACCttggagaggcagcagcagcagccagaagcaacTGGAGCCGCCTGTGGTGCTGTCGAGGCCACGCCCGTGGAAGCCAAGGCCTCTGTGTCGCTACACACACAG GCTCTTACAACATTGGAGAACATCATCAGCCGTCTGCGGGATCTGGATGAGGGTCGTCTGACGCCTCCGTCAACGCCGCAGCGTCTGCCACGCAGCTCACCGGCCTCGCCGGCGGCCAGCAAGAAGAACAAGCGCCAGCAGAGTAGCTCCCCCATACGCCACATTCTCAACTCTCCGCTGCTGAATCGACGACAGCGCAAGAAGCCCAGCATCATCGAGAGCTCGGACGATGAGGGAAACCAGACGAATGGCTCTGGCACAGAGGAGAGCAACAATGGTGGCGGCAATGGCAAGCAGTATCGCGACCTGGAGACATTCCAAAAGGCACAGCTGCGTCAAAAG TCCTTTCATCCACAGCTGAAGCGCGGCAAAATCGAGCCGAATGGCAGTGCCAGCTGTGCGAATCCGGCGCCGGTGCGTCGGGAATTTGTGATGCACAACAAGGCGCCCATGTGGAACGAGATGAGTCAAGTGTATCAGCTGGATTTCGGTGGTCGCGTTACCCAGGAGTCGGCCAAGAatttccaaattgaatttcgtgGCAAACAG GTCATGCAATTTGGTCGTATCGATGGAAATGCCTACACCCTGGATTTCCAGTATCCCTTTTCCGCCCTACAAGCCTTTGCCGTCGCACTGGCTAATGTGACACAGCGACTAAAGTAA